The following DNA comes from Cololabis saira isolate AMF1-May2022 chromosome 7, fColSai1.1, whole genome shotgun sequence.
TGAATCGGAGTATCGTCGTTGCCGGAGAATCTGGAGATGCACGGTCCAAGACTGTCGTCCCCTTGCCGCACTATTATACTGACGTACCCCCCGTCACTAGCAGCATCAAGGGGTCGCCTGTCACAGCTGCTAGAGTAGAGTCATTGGCCAGAGGAAACTTCCAACAGCAGACTCATGAAGAATACCAATGGCTAGACAATGTAAAAAAGGTCCTAGAAGATAAAACTGGTACAGTAGACAATGAAAACACATCTTGGGCTGCTATCACACATATAACTCAGGTGTCAGCCGTTTTGAAATTCAATATGTTGGCTGATTTATAAAGATACACAATGCAGATTATAACCATCGGATTCCTTTCCTCCCAAAACATACATTTGGACACCAGAATCGAGTCAATAGCAGCATTAGACCCAAAGATAATCGAAAATGTAAATTTCAATcaacggccattttgaaatccaatatggcggctcaTTGGTACAAAATATGCGATGCAGATTGTTTCCATTAGATTTCTTGCCcccaaaaacatacatttagacACAAGAATCGAGTCAATAGCAGCATTAGACCCAAAGATAATTGAAAATATAGATTTCagatggcggccattttgaattccaATATGGTGGACATGAAGGGAGAATTCCGAGTGGCTCAATATCTGAAAATGTTTGCCATATATCAATGTACATTTGTGCCAAATTttatgcttgtatcacaaaatGCACAATCCTTTTGAAATTTTTAGCTAAACCGCCCCACTAGTCTGGAAAAGGAATGAACAAGGTTTTACCAGTTGTATATTCAGTGACAGTGATACATATAATGGATTACGTCAACATTCCttcatttattttctatatTTAAAGTTGTTAAAGGCTGTAAGAGCCTATTCCAGTGTTTACGTTAGCGTTTACAAGACACAGCACCTTTAGTTTCAGCAAACTGCATCATAGCctacattaaaggagcatgaggcaggattgaggcagaacttatgaaaaaaattcgtatacgttttaagttttctagtaataatgtcagatgaagcgttccaaaccaaaaagaatgagccctctctgttctccgttgccttgaacaggctgtgtgctgcaaaatgtgctgcaattcgggcccaaatttcccgcgctgggctgcggatgtgacgtcacatgacgctgcatgcgcgttctccccgttctcccgtgccggcttcactgttggctgcagtacccccgacggccgtcgtggcgaagggtggcgctagagagtctcatttcttaaaaggagcctcatgctcctttaatatttcaaatgtataatagCCGGAGCAAATTTATTTTCAGTTGGCAGTATTGACAATTTTATCGCCCTCAGTGTGAGCTGAAATGCCATATTTGAGGTCAACTGGAGTGACAGGGATGCATAGAAGTAAAGCTTAAACCAGGTCAACAGTTCAATGAATCTGAATATTGGCAGCTGAATCTTCAAGGAGTTTGGAGTTCATGCTGTCTGCatttacattcttttttttttttttaccaagcaTTAGGTTCAGTAGTTTTATTGGACTTAAAGTCCACAGTCTTCAGATCATTTTAACGTAGAACCTTATTTTACAGGATGCTGATGAAGATGGAATAAACTATGTAGCCCTGGACTTCCCCTCGAGAAAAGCTAAAAGATGGAAAAATAACCGGGAGTCATCAGAAGACTGTACATATTCAAGTATGAAATAATACAATCAGTAAAGAGCAGTTCCCTAGAATAGGGAGCGATATACAGTTACTATATCTATTTACTGTAATATAGCATTGTGATATAGGTTAACAGGCAGCATTGAATtattaatttaataattaaatgtttgtgtttatcttatgtacatttttcaattatttcatCTCTGACTGATGCTCATAtatctaaaacattttattaaaaGTGAATATTCCAATAAagtctttgtgtgtttgtgtgtgtgttattgagATGAAAAAACAGTTTGACACACCCAGAAATAATTATTCACCATAGTTTCTTTTTCACGTTGTAGAGGAGCTGcagaaaaaagttggaacaaGTTAAAGAAAGGGGGATGTTCATATGCAGACTCacttcatttatttctttacagACATAACAAACTGAAAATATTCCACACCTCCAAAACACAATATATATGTTTGtatgaaaatgtatatatttataatgtgtgtgtgtttgtgcgtgcgtgtataTGTGTGGAAAGATAGATTTCAATTATCTGCAAAttggtgtttttttaaatgattattttgtgtttatatGACATCTACCATAAAACTGCAGAGGCGCTTGGGAATCAGGGGCCAGAGCCAGCACTCGGCCATCCAAGCTGCATCAGAGgcagcagagaaaagcagcCAGTGGATTTGGAAGAAGAGGAATGATCCTCTCTTGGCCCCAGAGTAGCAGGCCAGGGGTTTGCAGTTAACTAGATTTGGCTCAGGGAATTGGAAGCTCCTGTCATGCAGAGCCCCTTAGGACATCTGTCATTAACAATGAAGAGGAATAAGCCTCTTACAGAATCACTATGTCTTGAAGACAATACTTAACACTGTGTTATCTATTCTGtgcagtgtgtgtgtatttaaatCTTATGGAGCCCCCTTTTTACCCTAAAAGCTGTAGAGCCATCCCTAAACAGAGCCATTCTTGTTTATCAGATATTAACTCTGATGCTGCAACCTGAACAGGTGAATGCAGATATGATTACTCTCTCCACAACAGACTTAAGGATGATACATCTTGCTGCAGATGCTGAGGGACCTTCCTCCCGAGGTAAAGCCTGCTCAGTTCCTTCTCGTACAAGATCAGTGTTGCGTTTCCTGTCCAGTCTATTGTCCAGGTGAACACCAACATTTCTGTATTGCTCCACCTACACACCACTCAGGAAGGAGACGGGGTCTGTGTCCCAGATATGAACATGTTTTGTTACGAAATGTGCAAACTAACTCCAGAACAAAAGCTAAAGGCCTTGTGAAGATGCTGGATGAAGCTGGTAAAGAGTCGTTATCCACAGTGAAGCCAGTCCTGCACTGACATGGGCTGAAAGGCCACTCGGTGTGAAAGAAGCCATTACTcctaaagaaacaaaataaaagccagaTTACAGTTTTCAAAAACACACCAAGACAAAGACCTTAACTTCTGGAGACATGGCCACATGACATGTGGTCTAATGAAACTGGAATGGAGCTGTTTGGCCATAATGACCAATGTTACATTTGGAGGAAAAAGGGGGGAAGCTTGTACACCTGAGAACACCATACCAACTGTGAAGCACAGAGATGGCAGCATCATGTTGTGGGGCTGTTTTGTTCCAGCAGCAACTGGAGCTCTTCATAAAATAGGCGGCATCATAAAGAAATAACTTTACATGGAAATATTAAGGCGACATCTCAAGACATCACCCAGGAAGCCAACACTTGGCCTTGGGTTTTCCAAATGGATAACGACCCTAATCATACTGCCAAAATAGTTCAAAAGTGGCTTGAAGACAACAACGTCAATATCTTGGAGCAGCCATCACAAAGCCCTGATCTGAATCCCATCTGTGGGCAGATCTAAAAAGGCGTGTGCGAGCGAGTCAACCGACAAACCTGACTCAGTTACACCAGTTCTGTCAGAAGCTGGTGGAAGGTTACCCAAAACATCTGACCCAAGTCATgcagttcaaaggcaatgctacTAAATAGTAAAGAAATGTAGGAGCTTCCAAACCCAcaacatcatcatctgggcttcccCACATTATTTAAAGACTTAGTACTTTTTGTGTATGTAAAATTCTTTAAGAAATTCTCTCATTATTATTGTGGCATTtagcaaaatgaaataatgttGGTAATCCTGAATGACCTGAAGCAGAAGAACTTTGATTTAACTTCAGACAATGAGACAAAAAATGTTATGTGTCTTTTTGCACAGTGTATGTACTTCTGGTTTAAACTGTatgtgaatggagagagagattTTGTGTATGTCCTGCACTGCAGTCATTTAGAAGGGGGGCTTGTAATGTGAGTTAGCCATGATTAGTGCGCACTCAGGGCGGTGCAGAGATGTACGAGATTCAACACACTACTCAGCCCAAAGGACAGGCAGCAGATATGCCCCATCCCAAAATAAGccacagtgcaaaaaaaaataaaaacaagattccTGATATTTTAAAGCAACTTAACAAAAAACAAGCCCAAATCTCTTATAATAAGCGAACTTGGCAACTATAATTAAACTGTAAATTTGACCAGATGCTTAGTTCACCTCTTTAGTCTTAAAGTAACGAGGAAATGAAAAAAACCTTAATTAACTTATTTTCAGTCAACTGTTCAAAAATATTTGAGCCCCTAAATCTGAAGATATTTTGCTTAAAATAGTTGTAATTCtaaaatgtatataatatattatattatatattatatggaTATTTCTGGACCTaactgcatatatagaatatattCAACAAAACTGCAGTCTACTTTAATTCTGTGAAAATGGGTCATGCCCACACAGAATTATAGGAGGtgcattttctgtgttttagcCAATCACCACTTTTATAACTTTGAACATATTGCGATTACATGTTCCACCTGAGCGGAAAGACATCAGTTGTGCAAGAGAGGGGGACGTGACACAATGGTCGGAGGACTGACTGCTGTTATACTTCTAAGTATATTGCGTGAGTTTGCTTCTTTTGTAGTATCAGAGTAAAATTACTAAAAGGTTTTAACACCATATAAACTTTATCTTGTCGTGTGGTAACCTTTTCATTGTTTGTATCTCTCTCCCTTTcgtctacatatatatattttcagatATGATTCGGACCCTCAAGGTTCCTCACCAGACCTCTTTGACTGAGACTAAACTTGGTGATGATGTGACTTTATTATGTAGACCGTCTGACTCTATTCGACAGCTCTTTTATTGGTACAAAATGAACTTCGGACACATGATCCAAAGAATTTTGATGGGCAGTTTTaacaaattaacttttgaaGTGCAGTTTCAAAACTCAAGATATGATGTCAAAAAAGTGGGGAATGGTTATGCTCTCGAGATAAAGAATGTCAGCAAAGACGACGAAGCAACATACTTCTGTCAAGTAGGAGCAGCGTACACGATGGAATTCATCAATGTCACATTTCTGGCTGTGAATGGTAAACTACTGTATATCCATTTTAATCCATTCACAAGACCTGTGTCaatacaaacatacacaaaCTTGTCTAATTCATTCCTTttccatgtattttttttactcaAACAGAACCTAAACAAATGCATCAAGCTGTAAATGTGAGACACAGTTTAGATACGGAGTCCGTCCCACTGGGCACGGCAGTGAAGCTGCACTGTTCTCTTCTTTCAAAGAACAACGCACATGTAAATCAGTGCCCAGATGAAAACAGAGTTTACTGGTACAGAGCTGGTTCAGAATCTCATCCAGGAGCAATTTACCAAAGCAGAGCCACCTGTGACGATCCGGCCGGAGGGAGCTGTTTCTACCACCTGTCCAAAGCTATAAACAAATCCTCGGATGCTGGGACTTACTATTGTGCGCTGCTCACATGTGGAGAGATCCTGTTTGGTGGAGGAACTAAAGTGGAGATAAGTATGTTTTTGACCATGATGTATACTATAGTTGAAAATTACCctaattcagttaattttgtttCTCTGgccttcagtgttttttttttttttttttttacatttccttcTGGGGTCTATGTTACATTGAATTATATAACATGTTTCTCTTGTGACATGGCTAAATTTGAGCATTTGCACTTGCGGTAAAATGCAGTAGATTGCAATATAAAAATGccaaaaatagtcaaaataattttaataaaacaacTTTTTTGAAACCTTCTTTTGTTGTAATTATCCTGCTTGATTGCACCACCATTCTTTCAAGCCCTTATGAGGAACATCAGCAATTCCGACATCTTTCCCAATAATGTTGCTTAATAAATCCTTAAAGGATGCACTAAGAACAAGGAATATTTCTACCAGCTGTGATGATAATGCATCCAAAAGTAACGGATACAAGCTGCTACTCAGGTCAATACAGAACATCTGTTAAAGGGATCATAATTGTAAATAACGCTAACTTACTTTATTAAATTTACTAAGACCCAAACacacattggccgggtttcccagatcagttaagtagttcttaacagcgaaagacttctttcaaaccttcttaaggagcctgtgaaagaaaatcgcgtttcccagagttgctcttagcttaagtatctctttcattaagaaggaaatgaaagatgctgctgacccagtctttacaaccatcttagtgaacaaagactcacagatccagccgcgtcaggcaaatcaatatcacaccaagcaatgagatattaaaacaatgcaccccgcacaaattttgatctattttatactttagatttatattgtttagcatttattggtgacagcaaaggaaaaaaaaaagaaaaataaggaataacaagtgtgttcctgtatatgctttatgctttacgcacaaataaaacgatcatcatgaatatcatttattagataatttggctgctatacagcatgttctcgctgcaaatcaaccgcgtcgccgtgcgcgaagcagaactgtttttatgaacgcattcgtgcgtcagcacttcagtcccctggacgtgctgtcggaccggctgtccaggcagccgggacaccgatcctcctgcccgagcacttatatgtgatgacagggaagcagcagctgaaagaacgggatcctttgatgaatcgttcattacagtctcaaatataatcaatggtgtcggtttatattaaagaatatttttgcccagaagagaaaagagcgaagacaacgacccataactattttcttctcttgaaaaaacccacctgccgactcgcgctgtatacagcgcgagtcgggatgcatcattcagaaaaggaggaatacgtgcgaggcggggatgatctctgcaatctgaagccctctataattgtaaaaagaatttcacttatcacgggttctttttggaacataacccctgcgaaaaaccagggtttgctgtaattccacgttgcgatttgcgaaactcgccttctcttggctcatgtttttgaacgcacacacacgcccaccccgtttactcccggtctccgtgtgtggggaaaaaaagcctcactgtagccagaaataacggagtaacgcaccgtttggatgaaaaagggtcattgaattatatttatcatcttaattttttattataacgcacaggcagcagtgaattagtgcgttaggcagcagtgctgcgtgtgaaaatgcgctgatagtggtcggtgatcgatttgcctggcatcgattgatttggtttcagaaccggacagctgctccaaagagcgtctgaaagagcgaaactaaaggacggtgttaagaagtcatctgggaaacacccgtatcttagggttctctcttagttcaaaccttctttgaacctctcttaaatccttaagagaggttggatctgggaaacccggccattaacATTTGAAGTTGTAGAAATCTTCTATTGATTAGTTCGAAGCAAAAAATGATGATGcaacatttgtcttttttttgggaTATTCTCTGATTCCAGGAAGAAAAGTGGACCCACTTGTGATCATTCTTGGGGTATTGTTGGCCtgctgcatacttgtgaatatcTTTTTGATAAGAAGGCCAGTTTGTGAGCACTGCAAAGGTA
Coding sequences within:
- the LOC133446780 gene encoding uncharacterized protein LOC133446780, whose protein sequence is MVGGLTAVILLSILHMIRTLKVPHQTSLTETKLGDDVTLLCRPSDSIRQLFYWYKMNFGHMIQRILMGSFNKLTFEVQFQNSRYDVKKVGNGYALEIKNVSKDDEATYFCQVGAAYTMEFINVTFLAVNEPKQMHQAVNVRHSLDTESVPLGTAVKLHCSLLSKNNAHVNQCPDENRVYWYRAGSESHPGAIYQSRATCDDPAGGSCFYHLSKAINKSSDAGTYYCALLTCGEILFGGGTKVEISMFLTMMYTIVENYPNSVNFVSLAFSVFFFFFFTFPSGVYVTLNYITCFSCDMAKFEHLHLR